TGGAGGAATACCGCGTGTCACTGTTTGCCCAGCAGCTTGGAACCAAGGTGCCGATTTCCGACAAGCGATTGAGCAAGCAGTGGAGCCTGGTCGAGGCCTGATCTCTTTCTCGTTATCCAGGCAGGCAGACCAATATATGAGAGGGTGCGTGTCCCCTCTCATGGTGAAACCATCTGGCAGATGACGCCAAATCCCTGGGTTTGTGGCAAACTTCGCCGCTATAAATGCCGGGATCGTCGCAAAAGTCTGCGACGCGATGGAATAAAGCGATGCCAGTTTGGTGTCCGCAGTGCGGAATCGGACTACTTACAGTTTGGTACGACGGTACCAATATCTTCTGCCTGACAGATTTAGAGGAACGACCGTGCATAACGTCGTCATCAGCGGCACTGGCCTGTACACCCCGGCCAACAGCATCTCCAACGAAGAGCTGGTGCAGTCTTTCAATACCTACGTGCATCAGTTCAACCGCGACAACGCCGAGGCCATCGAGCGCGGTGATGTGCAGGCGCTGACCGAATCCAGCGCGGCCTTTATCGAAAAAGCATCGGGTATCAAGAGCCGCTTCGTGATGGACAAGGACGGCATTCTCGATCCTCAGCGCATGGCCCCAAGCCTCCCGGAGCGCAGCAACGACGAGTGGTCGGTGCTCTGTCAGATGGCCGTCGGCGCCGCCGAACAGGCTCTGCAGCGCGCCGGCAAGACCGCCGCCGACATCGACGGCGTGATCGTCGCCTGCTCCAACCTGCAGCGCGCTTACCCGGCCATCGCCATCGAAGTCCAGGAAGCCCTGGGTATTGCGGGCTTCGGTTTCGATATGAACGTAGCCTGTTCCTCCGCCACGTTCGGCATCCAGAACGCCGCCAACAGCATCCAGCTGGGGCAGGCGCGGGCGATCCTGATGGTCAACCCGGAAGTGTGCACCGGCCACCTGAACTTTCGTGACCGCGACAGCCACTTCATCTTCGGTGATGCAGCCACGGCGGTGATCCTGGAGCGCGCCGACCTGGCCACGTCCGAGCATCAGTTCGAGGTGGTGAGCACCAAATTGCTGACCAAGTTTTCCAATAACA
The sequence above is drawn from the Pseudomonas quebecensis genome and encodes:
- a CDS encoding beta-ketoacyl-ACP synthase III, with the protein product MHNVVISGTGLYTPANSISNEELVQSFNTYVHQFNRDNAEAIERGDVQALTESSAAFIEKASGIKSRFVMDKDGILDPQRMAPSLPERSNDEWSVLCQMAVGAAEQALQRAGKTAADIDGVIVACSNLQRAYPAIAIEVQEALGIAGFGFDMNVACSSATFGIQNAANSIQLGQARAILMVNPEVCTGHLNFRDRDSHFIFGDAATAVILERADLATSEHQFEVVSTKLLTKFSNNIRNNFGFLNRAAPEGIGAPDKLFVQEGRKVFRDVCPMVAELIGVHLEENQLNVADVKRFWLHQANLSMNHLIVKKLLGREASVEEAPVILDTYANTSSAGSVIAFHTYQDDLPKGSVAVLSSFGAGYSIGSVILRKR